In Paenibacillus sp. FSL M7-0420, a single genomic region encodes these proteins:
- a CDS encoding LacI family DNA-binding transcriptional regulator, whose amino-acid sequence MKPTIRDVAKMAGVSISTVSRVMNAPDTVVESKRSRVIEAIEALKYQPNAFARGLIYRKSFTLGLLIPDIENLYFAGVIRGMQDACIKLGYSLMICNTDRDKERTLSYMDTFHEKQVDGVVFASDILHPEYYEKLIGCRIPFVLVSSHSDEYEVASVEVDDEKAAYDAVKFLIELGHQEIGMIGFNHDNSVSGPPRMEGFVRALSESGLERNIGKIKYANHRFEQAYQATHELFTEYPELTAVFCVADEFAMGTISYLKDRNILVPGQVSVIGFDNLRMSGMFIPKLTTIAQPIYQLGYRAAEKLHELLTTGKVAVMKEKMEHKLIVRESSREK is encoded by the coding sequence ATGAAGCCAACAATCAGAGATGTCGCCAAGATGGCCGGAGTATCCATCAGCACTGTGTCCCGTGTAATGAATGCCCCGGATACGGTCGTGGAGAGCAAGCGCAGCCGGGTCATCGAAGCGATAGAAGCGCTCAAGTATCAGCCTAATGCATTCGCACGGGGGTTAATTTACAGGAAATCATTCACTCTTGGGCTACTCATTCCTGATATTGAGAACCTGTATTTCGCAGGGGTGATCCGGGGCATGCAGGATGCCTGCATTAAGCTCGGTTACAGTCTGATGATCTGCAATACAGACCGTGACAAGGAGCGGACATTGTCCTATATGGATACTTTTCATGAGAAGCAGGTGGATGGTGTTGTGTTCGCCAGTGATATTCTGCACCCTGAGTATTATGAGAAGCTTATAGGCTGCAGAATTCCATTCGTGCTGGTCTCCTCCCATTCCGATGAGTACGAGGTAGCGTCGGTCGAGGTGGATGATGAGAAGGCGGCGTATGATGCTGTGAAATTCCTGATTGAGTTGGGGCACCAAGAGATTGGGATGATCGGCTTCAATCATGATAATTCGGTGTCCGGGCCACCGCGGATGGAGGGGTTCGTGAGAGCCCTGAGCGAATCGGGGCTGGAGCGTAATATCGGCAAAATCAAGTACGCTAACCACCGCTTTGAGCAGGCCTATCAGGCAACGCACGAGCTGTTCACTGAGTATCCGGAATTAACGGCTGTATTCTGTGTAGCGGATGAGTTCGCCATGGGAACGATCTCTTACTTAAAGGACCGCAATATTCTGGTTCCCGGGCAAGTATCCGTCATCGGCTTCGACAATCTGCGGATGTCGGGGATGTTCATTCCGAAGCTGACAACCATCGCACAGCCTATCTATCAGCTGGGGTACCGGGCGGCCGAGAAGCTGCATGAATTGCTGACTACGGGCAAGGTGGCTGTCATGAAAGAGAAGATGGAGCATAAGCTAATTGTAAGAGAATCCTCGCGTGAGAAATGA
- a CDS encoding LLM class flavin-dependent oxidoreductase, giving the protein MKQLHDIPFSVLDLAPIREGGTAADSFHNTLDLARHAEKWGYNRYWLAEHHNMTGIASSATSVVIGHVAAGTNTIRVGSGGIMLSNHAPLMIAEQFGTLESLYPGRIDLGLGRAPGSDQAAARALRRGLGSDGSEFPEQLSELRAYFDPEGSGSRPAGVRAVPGEGLNIPIWLLGSSGFSAQLAGQLGLPFAFASHFAPDYLLPALHLYRTSFKPSAVLDKPYVMVGLGITAADTVEEARRLATSQQQQFLNIIRGRTGKLQPPVDSLDGIWTSQEKALLMSKQQYSIAGDQALIEERLLQILEETHADEWIIASQIYDHSARLHSYELVADLLKK; this is encoded by the coding sequence GTGAAGCAATTGCACGACATACCATTCTCCGTACTGGATTTAGCCCCTATCCGGGAGGGCGGAACGGCGGCGGATTCTTTTCATAACACCCTTGATTTGGCCCGTCATGCTGAGAAATGGGGGTATAACCGCTACTGGCTGGCAGAGCATCATAATATGACCGGCATTGCCAGCTCCGCTACCTCCGTGGTTATCGGACATGTGGCAGCCGGAACTAACACCATCCGCGTTGGTTCAGGCGGCATCATGCTCTCCAACCACGCACCGCTTATGATTGCAGAACAATTCGGCACGCTGGAATCCTTGTATCCCGGACGGATTGACCTGGGTCTGGGCAGAGCCCCCGGCTCCGACCAGGCAGCCGCCAGAGCACTGCGCCGCGGCCTCGGCAGCGATGGCAGTGAATTCCCCGAGCAGCTTAGCGAGCTGCGGGCGTATTTCGACCCCGAAGGATCAGGCTCCCGTCCGGCCGGTGTGCGCGCCGTGCCCGGTGAAGGGCTGAACATCCCAATCTGGCTGCTCGGCTCCAGCGGCTTCAGCGCCCAGCTTGCGGGCCAGCTGGGTCTGCCTTTTGCTTTTGCCAGCCACTTCGCACCGGATTATCTGCTGCCGGCTCTGCATCTGTACCGTACCAGCTTCAAGCCTTCAGCTGTACTCGACAAGCCTTATGTTATGGTGGGCTTGGGAATTACGGCAGCGGATACGGTAGAAGAAGCGCGCAGACTTGCCACTTCCCAGCAGCAGCAATTCCTTAACATTATCCGTGGCCGCACTGGCAAGCTCCAGCCGCCTGTAGACAGTCTGGACGGAATCTGGACCTCCCAGGAGAAGGCGCTGCTCATGAGCAAACAGCAATACTCCATTGCGGGCGACCAGGCCCTGATCGAAGAACGGCTGCTCCAGATTCTCGAAGAGACCCATGCCGATGAGTGGATTATCGCTTCACAGATCTATGATCACTCTGCCCGCCTGCATTCGTATGAGCTTGTGGCCGACCTGTTGAAGAAGTAA